One region of Megalopta genalis isolate 19385.01 chromosome 15, iyMegGena1_principal, whole genome shotgun sequence genomic DNA includes:
- the ATPsynE gene encoding ATP synthase, subunit E: MSAIEAGPKPVRISPFIKFSRWSFLSLGIIYGAYHQKRLSKRENLRREKELAEKPMRDAKLAAERKLAMAAEQKMLDDLAKGKL; this comes from the exons ATGTCGGCCATCGAAGCTGGTCCAAAACCTGTCCGGATATCTCCTTTTATTAAA TTCAGCCGATGGAGTTTTCTATCACTTGGTATTATTTATGGGGCTTACCATCAAAAACGCCTCAGTAAAAGAGAAAATTTGCGTCGTGAAAAAGAATTGGCTGAAAAGCCCATGCGAGATGCAAAACTTGCAGCAGAAAGGAAACTTGCCATGGCAG CTGAACAAAAAATGTTGGATGATCTTGCCAAAGGAaagctataa
- the Dhpr gene encoding dihydropteridine reductase has translation MAKTLGRVLVYGGKGALGSVCVSTFKSNNWWVGSIDMKENDHADANIIAKPNNSWQEQETDILQQVASILNGNKVDGVICVAGGWAGGNASHKDYVKNSDLMWKQSVWSSVIASSIAALHLKEGGFLALTGAKAALEGTSGMIGYGLAKGAVHQLTKSLASKGSGLPKDSLVAAILPVTLDTPMNRKWMSNADTSSWTPLEFVADLFWKWSQGQDRPANGSLLQLITQDNKTELISV, from the exons ATGGCGAAGACATTGGGACGCGTCCTTGTATACGGTGGTAAAGGAGCCTTAGGCTCTGTTTGTGTTTCGACATTTAAATCAAATAATTGG TGGGTTGGATCCATTGATATGAAAGAAAATGACCATGCTGATGCAAACATAATTGCGAAACCTAATAACTCCTGGCAGGAACAG GAAACTGATATTCTCCAGCAAGTTGCAAGTATCTTAAATGGAAACAAAGTAGATGGTGTGATTTGTGTAGCTGGTGGATGGGCTGGTGGAAATGCTAGCCATAAAGATTATGTAAAAAATAGTGATCTTATGTGGAAGCAAAGTGTATGGAGCTCAGTCATTGCTAGTAGTATTGCTGCTCTTCATTTAAAGGAGGGAGGTTTTCTTGCACTAACTGGCGCTAAAGCGGCATTGGAAGGAACATCAG GAATGATTGGTTATGGACTGGCCAAAGGGGCTGTTCACCAATTGACCAAGTCTTTGGCATCCAAAGGAAGTGGTCTGCCAAAGGATTCTCTGGTTGCTGCTATTTTACCTGTAACTTTGGATACACCCATGAACAGAAAGTGGATGTCCAATGCGGATACCTCTTCTTGGACTCCTCTAGAATTTGTGGCAGA TCTATTTTGGAAATGGTCACAAGGACAAGACCGCCCTGCTAATGGCAGTCTTCTGCAACTGATCACTCAAGATAACAAAACAGAATTGATTTCAGTGTAA